Below is a genomic region from Pseudomonadota bacterium.
AACCAATCCTTGTATTTGTTGATAAACAAGAGCTCCTAAAAAAGGCGCAAAGAGTTGTGCAAAAATACTTTTATTTTTTATAAGCCCTTCTCCAATAATAAGGGCCGCTAAAACATGGAGGACGAGTCCGAAGCCCATTCCCACATCTGTGTATCCTTGAATTTGAGCCATCAACCCTCCTGCAAGCCCACAGAGTAAATTTCCTGTAAAGAGCCCTAAGATCATATATTTTGGAACATTAATGCCTTGGCGTTCCGAAAAGAGAGGGCTTAGACCAATAGATCTAAATCTGAGTCCTTTTTCTGTTTTTAAAAATAAAAACAAAAGAACAATTAAAACAATTAAAATCCCGAGAACAAAAAGACTTTTAATTTCAAGGCCTTCTCCAATAAAAGTAAAAACTGTTGTCTGATCAAAAAGAGAAAGGTTCGGTTTTCCCATAAACCTTAAATTAAGGCTGTAAGCCATTGTTGTTAAAATAAGACCACATACCAATGTATTGACTTTTAAACTAATATGAATCAGCGCCGTGCCGGCTCCCAGCAGCCCGCCACAAAATCCCGCAATTAAAAGAGCTAAAAAAGGATCCATTCCACACATCACGAGAGCTGCACACACACTTCCCCCTAAAGGATAGGATCCTTCAGCTGTTAAGTCCGGAAAATTTAGAACCCGAAAAGGGATAAAAATGCCAAGAGCAACTAATGCAAGAACAAGTCCTTGTAAAACACCTACTGGGATAAGTTCAAAAAACATATTCATAATTTTTTGGGCTCCTTATTTTCCAAGTAAGCAGTTTCAGCTTGATAGAATAAATTTTCTAATTTTTTAAGCGTTAATTTCTTTTTATCATTTCCTTTTATATCATAGACGAACTCCCCCTGGTTCATGATAAGAAGTCGTGTACCATAGCGAAGTGCCTCTTGTAGATTATGGGTTACCATAAGGGTGGTAATTTTCTGTTTTTCAATTGTTTGAGCCATATGCTCCATAAC
It encodes:
- a CDS encoding ABC transporter permease; translated protein: MFFELIPVGVLQGLVLALVALGIFIPFRVLNFPDLTAEGSYPLGGSVCAALVMCGMDPFLALLIAGFCGGLLGAGTALIHISLKVNTLVCGLILTTMAYSLNLRFMGKPNLSLFDQTTVFTFIGEGLEIKSLFVLGILIVLIVLLFLFLKTEKGLRFRSIGLSPLFSERQGINVPKYMILGLFTGNLLCGLAGGLMAQIQGYTDVGMGFGLVLHVLAALIIGEGLIKNKSIFAQLFAPFLGALVYQQIQGLVVALGLEPSDLKFFTGLFVLSIIAVREKKHKKHFFP